The Oryza glaberrima chromosome 5, OglaRS2, whole genome shotgun sequence DNA segment TTGGGCTGTTGCTACTAGTACAGTAGTACGGTCACGGTAGCAACAAGTGCTCTGATGTGAACGTGAATATGTGATGCGACCCTTTCGGAAAGCCGGATTAGAAAAGGAACAAATTCGTGCCAGTTACTTCCGGATTACGTTCGGCAACCACGAAGGATTAATCAAGGAGGAGAGACGGTTAAGACGGCAATGCTTTTCCGTCACCTCTATTTTCCCAAAGTGCGATCCAACTCCAAGTCTTGCGCGGCTGTCACGTTCGTTCTGACGGCGCTATCACTCACGAACGAACccaaaaaaaggtgaaaaacgACGAGCCCCGATCGGTCGCCGTCGCATGAACTCAGAGACGTCGTTTTCCACCCGCGTCACACCGCAGCGATAAATAATTTGGCCCGTTGCGTCTGTTGTTTGCTCCGCGGTTGCATGTTAGGTGAGTGAATCCGAGACGGGAACTGCTCAGCTCGACCACGAAACGAAACCTGTTTCATCATTCGATAAAGCACCTCGTCTTGCCGGATCAGCTGGGGTGGCAGGAAAACCGAAACGTGTTCGTTGATTTTTCCCATCGGCTTTGGCTTTGTCCATCCGCTGCTAGAGAGGGGAAACCGTTGCTGCAGCGTGCTCGACGCCACTATCATCTGAACTTTGCCTGTACAAGAAATCAAGATTGAAGAATGCATAGGGGGGCATCACTGTCAGGTATAATTGCTACGCAGCCATGGACGTGTACTAGTATGTAGTGAAGCTTTCGCGGCGTGTTTACGTGTTGGGGAAAGGTGTCGTGGCTGCGGGTGCGAATGTTCACTGACAGCGAGACGGCTGTTCCCGGATCAGCTGTTCCAGTCGTGCAggtaggcaggcaggcaggcaggtgTGGCTGGTGAGAGCTCGCTCGCTGCGACCTAACGCTGCTGCCAAGCGCGAGCTCAAATCGTCGGGAGATTCAGATCCCCGCCGACACGGTGgtggcagcagcgacggcggccggaAATATTCGTAGTATATTTCTTGACACTCCCAGGTCCCAACTGCGCGGTCTATAAAGCTCGTGGTTCAGGTATATGAATCTTTCGGACTGCTTCAGTGTTCTGAAGATTTGCAGGTTAAAAGCAAAACTGCCCGGGCGATGGCCGACAAGTCAAAAATCGTGAACACGGTTGCGCGGCTTCAGAGTTTAAGATATTtggggctggtttggtttgaggactaaattaggcttaccaatatttggtaatttcaatagtgtttagtgtttatttggtttgaagctaaATTTTGGCATACCTAataaaataggccatttcaatagtgaacttaggctattttggcttcaatccaaacacaactttgccttatcaaaattagtcatgccaaaacttgccaaaatttggcattgtcaaaatttgataaggcctatttaggccacaaaccaaaccaatcctTGGTTCCATCTGCCAGTATCTTTGTAGGGGTCATGGCTGGTTAAAGATCATTACTTGCAAGTTAAATCACTAGCGAGAATTTGGATATTCGATACGAGGAACGGGTGGGAAACATCTGGAATAATAATGGAGTTTATTCAGCAAAGGCGTATATGATCTCAACTGCTTGCGCATTGTGAAGTTTGTGGTTCAGATATCTATTAATAGAGAAGGGATAAGGGCAGTGGATGACCGACAAGTCTGAACTTTGGACACAACTTAAAGCATGTACTACTAGCTTCAGCGTTCAGATTCTCCAAGCTAAAGCTATGACCGACAAGTCTAAATTTTTGGACACAGGTGCGGAGTGCCGATTCGCGTGTACttccttcagagttcagactatATGGTTCCACGCGCAGTAGTTCAGAATGAATTTTGGAGGGTTTTGTCCTCCTTTCTTCTGttttggggtgtgtttagttcctgaaaaaagatagtaagtttgaagaaagttgggagtttgaaaaaaaaaagttggaagtttatatgtaggaaagtttttgatgtgatatgatgtgatggaaaattagGAATaggggaaactaaacacggccttggTGCATGTTTCTCTAATGCAAGTTCAATAGATAtaggccaagtttagttccaaaaattttcttcaaacttccaacttttctatcacatcaaaacttttctacacacccaaactttcaacttttccgtcacatcgttccaatttcaaccaaactttcaattttggcatgaactaaacacacccatacgCGGGCAACATCCCTTCTTACATTGCATTAAGAATCATTCAGAGAAAGGCAGGCGAGCACGCGAGATGGTTTGGAATTTACAGAAGAGGATTCAGGGAGTAGGATACACATGGCCACAGATGCAAGGATATATGTACATATGATACATCTCTGTCCGGCTATAACGGTATGACCTTTGCTCGCTACAGAAGCTGCTCTTGCTTACAAGAGTAGTTCCTGCGCAGCATtgttgctgctgcctgctgcgtCCTTTGCAGCTTCAGTGTGATGAGCCATGAGCTAACAAACCTAACTGGGTACTTCACTAGCTCACAGTTCCTATAGCTGTAAGAATGATCTTGAACTACATACATGACTTAACAGATGACAATCATAACTACAGTGGCATGTACAACGTATATACACATGGAACCAGGGAGTTGAGGTTTTCACAAGGAGCCCACCAGGAGTTTACGTGAGAGCTTCATTCCAATTTTTCCAGTTAAAGAAACCTGCAAAACACCATGCAAATCAATGCTTAAATTATTGGCTTGTGAACTATGCTCAAACGAGTACTCAGTAAGTGGGCTGGGATTGCATTAACATGTTATGTGAACTGCATCCATAAATAGCGAAACGTGCAATATGCTCAATGGTAAGACTAGAAGTTAATGTAAACTCAAGAGTGACAAGTATATGCAAGATTTAAATATGAACAATAGCAGATTGAAACAGGCACCTAGTATTATTCCTACCAAAATAATATCCTCATCAGTTCCAAAGGACTTGCGGGCCTGATCTAAGCTCTTCATTGACACCCTTTCACGCTGTCTGAAAGAATCAACAAACAACTGTAACTAAGTTAAATCTTGTCAATAGGGGCATGCTGTCATGCACATAAAGTTAAGCGGAAAACTTTTTTCTTCTAGCGAAGGAATTTAAGCAGAAAACCGTACAGCAATAGGTTTCTCAGTCAAATATGGCGCCATTACTTGATAATCATATATAGCTATAAATGGACCCTGACATGTAGCATATAAATATGTTCAAAGCAGAAGGTGAATGTTCTCAGTTACTGGTCGTTACAAGAAACTAAATGATCCTTGCTTCTAGTGAGTGTTATGCCCATATCAGCATGACGCTATTAAAGAAGCACAGTTTATCCATCTGAAAACTCAAGTGTCCGCTATTAAAAGATGTCATTAACAAAAGGTACCTCGAACTGGCAGGGTCCCTTATCTCAAATTCACAAGCATCAGCATCATACCCACATATTACAACATAATGCCCTGCAATGGAAGACAGTATTAACCATCAGAATGAATCCTTTTTTATGGGCACTTTTGCAGACAGCAAATGGATTCATGGAAAACCAATCCATCAACGAGCTTGGCCACTCACCCATGTAATCTGAATCCTCACTGAACTGTTGCATATCTTGTAGATCATTGCTCCATGAGGAACTGcattccaaaaatcaagttACTGACACACTATTATTGCCCATTTCAAATGATATGCAGCCACTTCAAAAATGAAATCAAGGAACAATGGTTATTGTTTGTAGAAAAATTATGCATATAAAAATCCATGGATACATCCATGAACCATTTTGTTCAGAACTGTAATCTTCTCCGAGATATTCTCTCAATTACCAAGTAACTTTGGGAACAGAAAGGGTAGTGCCAACTGTATATTACTCAACTGCTTCATCAACATTATCAGTTTGTTACTACATAATGTTGGCACGGTTGCAAAATATTAAGCTAATAATCACCTTATGATCGTTAAATCAAAAGAATTTGAGATATTAAAATGAGACAAGTACAGCAAGTAACATTGTCCACCCATTGCATTTACCATTGGACAACTTGCTTATGAGGCGTTGTCTGAATGCCAAAGACAAATGTAAGACTGTCTTAAAGGAGTAAAAGTATTGACAGAAGTACAGAACAAAGTATACTTCATCTCACTTGCTATGACCAAAAAAATCCCTTACTTCAATTTTGTTTTGTCCACTAGTGCGATAGCAATGCAGTGCCCAGATAACAGTAGAAAAGCTATATCATACGCACTGATGGATCTGCACTGAGAATAACCACaaattgaaaaattaaaaaaaattgaaagtgaGAAGTACATCAAATAGACAATTTTTATGATGTGCGCTGTGATCTTACTTGAATACTAATTCCAGCTTCAAGGGCTCTGCCAAAGAGCTCATCCACTCGATCAATGTCTTCTTGCAATTGCT contains these protein-coding regions:
- the LOC127775111 gene encoding guanylyl cyclase 1 isoform X3 translates to MWPLGFFSERLFKVAGEGDGGEGADDSPPAPDGRVPLARRSYYVDVPHVQQAFTWDCGLACVLMVLRTLGMDCCDGIADLEKLCRTTRFSVCFSFFTVTLGANPQYSAETFYREQLQEDIDRVDELFGRALEAGISIQCRSISAYDIAFLLLSGHCIAIALVDKTKLNSSWSNDLQDMQQFSEDSDYMGHYVVICGYDADACEFEIRDPASSRQRERVSMKSLDQARKSFGTDEDIILVSLTGKIGMKLSRKLLVGSL
- the LOC127775111 gene encoding guanylyl cyclase 1 isoform X1, whose amino-acid sequence is MWPLGFFSERLFKVAGEGDGGEGADDSPPAPDGRVPLARRSYYVDVPHVQQAFTWDCGLACVLMVLRTLGMDCCDGIADLEKLCRTTSIWTVDLAYLLNRFSVCFSFFTVTLGANPQYSAETFYREQLQEDIDRVDELFGRALEAGISIQCRSISAYDIAFLLLSGHCIAIALVDKTKLNSSWSNDLQDMQQFSEDSDYMGHYVVICGYDADACEFEIRDPASSRQRERVSMKSLDQARKSFGTDEDIILVSLTGKIGMKLSRKLLVGSL
- the LOC127775111 gene encoding guanylyl cyclase 1 isoform X2; amino-acid sequence: MWPLGFFSERLFKVAGEGDGGEGADDSPPAPDGRVPLARRSYYVDVPHVQQAFTWDCGLACVLMVLRTLGMDCCDGIADLEKLCRTTSIWTVDLAYLLNRFSVCFSFFTVTLGANPQYSAETFYREQLQEDIDRVDELFGRALEAGISIQCRSISAYDIAFLLLSGHCIAIALVDKTKLNSSWSNDLQDMQQFSEDSDYMGHYVVICGYDADACEFEIRDPASSRQRERVSMKSLDQARKSFGTDEDIILVGIILGFFNWKNWNEALT